From a region of the Chondrinema litorale genome:
- a CDS encoding IS701 family transposase encodes MDKSLYISYLLHTHGNYTCTHMAAHSMDVSHDQVTRFLAHSKFTSSDLWDIVKGHLQDSPDSFILVDDSVQAKRYSRYIELAKRQYSGNEHGLVNGINLVNMVHSNGIDGDYYPIDYRIYHPETDKKTKNDHFQEMFTRMTMRKDLKAKKILFDSWYASMDNLKLVHRSGWTFFTTLKSNRQVSLSRDTGMQAVGTVELSGRQLLEGVQVKLKKYPYPVKLFKIVSLNGDIEWVITNDLSDRMNVFEAENESQIRWQIEQFHREYKQLTGSEKCQCRKAISQRNHLACCYQAWIGLKLLAKQLKTTLYQIKVLPFSNYLKQILANPIIIFNLNA; translated from the coding sequence ATGGATAAATCTCTGTACATATCATATCTTCTCCATACTCACGGGAATTATACCTGTACCCACATGGCAGCCCATTCTATGGATGTCAGTCATGACCAAGTCACACGTTTTCTAGCCCATTCTAAATTTACCTCTTCCGACCTGTGGGATATTGTCAAGGGCCATCTCCAAGATAGCCCAGACTCATTTATCCTTGTCGATGACAGTGTTCAGGCAAAGAGGTATTCCCGGTATATAGAATTGGCCAAAAGGCAGTACTCAGGCAATGAGCATGGCCTAGTCAATGGGATCAATCTGGTAAACATGGTACACAGCAATGGCATTGATGGGGATTACTATCCTATCGATTACCGAATCTACCACCCAGAAACGGATAAGAAGACCAAGAATGACCATTTCCAGGAGATGTTCACCCGAATGACCATGCGTAAAGACCTGAAAGCCAAAAAGATACTTTTTGACAGCTGGTATGCTTCCATGGACAACCTTAAGCTTGTGCACAGAAGCGGCTGGACATTCTTCACTACCCTGAAGAGCAACCGCCAAGTCAGCCTATCCAGAGACACAGGGATGCAGGCTGTGGGCACAGTCGAGCTTTCCGGTAGGCAACTGCTGGAAGGCGTACAGGTCAAACTCAAAAAATACCCTTACCCCGTCAAATTATTCAAGATAGTCTCCCTAAACGGGGACATTGAATGGGTGATCACAAATGATCTATCGGACAGGATGAATGTATTTGAGGCCGAAAACGAATCCCAGATCAGATGGCAGATTGAGCAGTTCCACAGGGAATACAAACAGCTTACAGGCTCTGAGAAGTGCCAATGCCGAAAGGCAATCTCCCAGAGGAACCATCTAGCTTGCTGCTACCAGGCTTGGATAGGGCTGAAACTCCTTGCAAAACAGTTGAAAACAACACTCTATCAAATCAAAGTACTTCCGTTCAGCAACTATCTTAAACAGATTCTTGCTAATCCTATTATCATTTTTAACTTAAATGCGTAA